The Tribolium castaneum strain GA2 chromosome 3, icTriCast1.1, whole genome shotgun sequence sequence TAATAgcctgataaaaaaaaattaattatttaaatctcTACTATAtatacttaaaatttaatctaaATACGTCAAGTTTTGTTACATACATTTACTTACTTTGTtacgaaataataaaaaatcatcttGTACCTAGTAATTcaagaattattcacttacCTAAAAGAAACACTCATTTTATCATTATTTggtagtaattaattaattaattaattaatttgatatACGCCAttcattgaaaataaaaaaatatgaagagAAAACATGTACCAAATTTCATTGCTCTTTAAAAATACCAtagacttttttatttttaatatttgaattttatacCTATTTATTTTCCATAAGGGCCTGCTACCTGTTTGtgttattaaaacttttttgaataattttgaaaatactttGTACAAGTTTTAAAACTTGATACACCCTGTTTGAGTACAAAACATACAACTACAACGCataattaaacgaaaaaatttgtcgataaattattattaatacatCAGTATGAAACGATCTTTATCTACTTAGTCTTGATATTCAAACTCGAAACTGtgtgaattttgtgtaatacTTTTCaagaaacttttttaaactcactgtCAGCTTCGAAATAATTCCGTTACTCCCTCgctgtttttgaattcgtTCATAAAGAGAGCAACTCCATGACAGTGTAAATTATATACTGTCGACGGATAGCTCTCTTCATTTTCGAATTGCACAACAATCCCATGATATCTCCCTTCTTTATCTGAAACATAATTTATCATCGaacttacaaaaatagctttatcaaaaatgtaacattAAACAATGTCGTCACCGTTATTGTAAACCTTCACGCTATTAGTCTCCATGCTAATCCTCCTTCGCCTCTATACCAGCATAATTCCAACCGATTTTCACCTGCATCTATTGACTCTTTCGATTAACACCAAGACCTGTTTTAAACTGGCGAgacacaattattaaaaaaattattaaagaaaataggAGCTGTATATTAATGTCtcaaatgtaaataacaaaatgaTAAAGTGGTTCATGGTTTGGTTGCCACAAATATTTACCTGAGATAATGGATTATTTGGTGTTGCTGCAACAATACAGTCATAAACTAATTAAGACGTCGTGGAATTATTTCACACtttgtgcaaatatttttttaattacagcaCTTATCTATCCAATATTGCGAAATTGGGGAGTGACTCCTGTTCGAAAAATACCTGTAACTAATATTTTCCACAATAGATGTGATAACACTATCAATGTTTGCATTTGATAACAACTACTTGCTCGTAACCTCATTATTACCAACGCTTTTATAACAAATTCTCCAATATTACTTGCAACAAAAACatgagaaatttttattgttgttgcGGTTTATGACTTATGCTTCTAACGATTTATTATTGAGAATATCTTTTGAGACGCAGATTTTACCGAGAAAGTTTCTGTTTGATTTGAACAAAAGAATGTCATTTTCATTATTACAATTAGCGCTTTATTTCGAAACAGCCGTTTATTACGAAAATAATCACGATTTCAATTATAACACAtgtaaaaattcgaaaataatttagctTGATAGGAggagtaattaaaataagtatatACCTACcagaggtgaaaaaatttggagttttgGGCACTACGTGAGATCATCTTCGTGGGAGTAGCACCTGTAGGTACTTGACACGTAGCTCTGTAGTATATATAGCATTACGTACTGACGTCACTCCTTATCATTAACACCTGTAGTGGGGAAATATATTGCTATAGTTTAAAGTAGACTATTTACATAGGTACAGCAATTCACTAAGTACCGAACAAAAGTgaggaattacgaaaattggGTTAATTTCGGCTTATTTCtgcaaaaatacacaattttgtctaatttTGTTTCGATAATTAGTCGACAAATAGACATTAAGtgctttatttgtttttgaatgCATATTATGtgtaattttgtcaaaatgatTTACGAAGCTTTTAAAGATAATTGTGGAATAATGATTCTACATCAGGAATCTTTTAGCTTtgtgtaaatattaatattaatttcaacACCATTGTTATCTTGGAAGtaaacagttttcgagatactaAGAAATCGGTTTAATAAACGGCAGGTGTCGACATGGAATTTAATCACAGTTATAGCTTGCTTGTaatataatacaaataaatcaTAGTTATTATTGATGGCTGTTGGAATTTTAAATGTAGCTATGacagtttttatcaaatgtaCCTAACTGAAATCTCTCATTTGTAATCCAGGGCTTACGTTGCCAAGGCTGCTTACTTAGTTCTCTATTTAGACAATGATAAAATTCATCtggtttaaaattagtttgttttgtgcaaaaatgtgACGGCAATTTTAAGGGAAAAGTGAATCAGCAACGAGAAGAGATTGATAGAATTTATTGAgaaccggcgcatccaccattatTACAGTCACGTTTAAGTTgtttcacaataaaaatatttagttttttttcttaaagagTATAGAGAtaaatttgaaagtttttgaatggcatttttgtttttgttaaaaaatatataaatatggtaaaaattaagttgtttTCACATTTTAGTAACAGTATAGTTGCATAAACTATTATAACCAtatatttgtaaatattttgtagtttAGTTCTTTACTTTAgttctacaaaaaatgtataaatttttctaagaagtaaaatttctaaatccgtttattatttattttcaatttctacTAAGCTAAaaagatttacatttttatttctgtttccAGTTTAGGCACCAAATTTACATGATCAACTGTTGTGTTTGTTCATCAGACACAATTTTTGAATCATTGCGTAAAACGtataatttttagaattttgaaGAAACATGAGTTTATTTTACagttacaaaatattaaaaaatgatatacatatttataaaattaaatgacaactagtaaagaaatttaaaacttttggaTGAACAATCATTGGCTGGTAATACGTTTTTTGGttctaaaaaacacaaaatgctCTAAATGATACTTAAATCTATATACATCTTCGAAAAATAGttatacaaaagtaaaatgAGCATTGGCGTGAGAAACAATGATTCAAAATTTGCCTTGGCAGCGAATGtgctaaaacaaacaaaatggtAGCGagttaaacatttattaaaatgaatgaaaattgagtgaaattttttaacaatatttttggactactggactttttttgttgaattttaatttgtacttATTATAGAAATACTAATTTTGCTTATtccctttttctttttctgtaaaattatatttgtttaGTACAAATACCGGAAACACTAATCTCTCCTATTTCTATTATTTCATACTTTTAATGGCTGCATTTACGCCTAGCGTATAGACAAGCCATCATACACCACAATACATAACAGATCATCGAATGATTATTTGCGTTTACACAAGTGCTTTTGGTGTTTTGATCAGTCTTCGTCAATTCATTTAGTTGTAAACATGTTTGTTCGTGGAGTTGTTAGATTACTTTGTAAGATTAACAAACATGAAAACCAAAGTGAGTATactttgtaagaaattttatacgTAGTCAGTTCTTtataagttaattaaaattcgaattattattttgttatctttaaaaagatttttttttaataattaaaattaccagAAATTACATAATATATACCAACAAAGTATTATTGTCttccaaaaaatatatagaaattattattacacgtATTATGTTAACGTATTAGGCCTCAAAGCCTAATATTTgtgattaaaatgttttgataATTAACCCATCAATAAGagattaaattattatgtcAGTGTTATCACGTAATAGATTTTGAAGAGTGCGATATCATGAATAAAGGCATTATATTTTGTTGATTTGGATCACAATTAATGCAGCTATATCGAGGTTTGTGACCAGCAACAAGTATTCAAACCGGTCAGTTGTTAACATACCTACCTATTCGAAGGTCTTATAACTGCTATTGCATACATCGGAAGTCATTGATAAATCCAATTTTATAATCAAATGAGATGTACTTTGATTATGGAATAAATTATAGAAATGGagtaaaatatcaaaaattatatgcATGGGTTGGccgctttttttaaaaatacaaaatgtttCATCTACAAAAAAGCTGCAGATATACGTAATGCTATCATTTATCTTAACATACAATAGTTGAAGTAAATACctattcattatttatttaaacttatcatgttgtaaaaaacaaaatagtaGAGGTCAGTAAGCAACCAGTTATTACCAGGGCATTTAAATATCTTGCTAAATAAAGGTCATTAACAagcaattttgtaaaatttaattacgaaaTTACCACTAACGATTTGTTAATTGTAATATTAACTTTGTTGGATAATCGATGAAGAAGACATCGACtttaagtaaataatatttccCTACGAAAtggcaataaattttaaaatttataattttattataatacgTACAAGGAACTGTAGAATTcgctggaacaaaccgtttagctctatgtctttatttttttcatttttgtttttgttttcaattttttcgaaaactattagtcggagaacgatgattttttgaaaaaaataatgggCTTACATCTAATAGTTATACGCAGTTACTGcccgataaatgttccgggtaccagAAATCGACTAgattcgcgacaaaaattagaaaaacaaatataaaaaaattaaacgcttgactttttgcacttttaaaaACTCGAAGGGTTTACAACCCTATAAAAAAGTCTCTAAAACTTTGTTACagcgagtttaaaaaaatgatttttggaTGTTTTTAGGTAAGAGAATTTAGcactaataaaattaataaaagtaaacaataaaagtcacttatcACTTATCAGTCTAAACCATGTAATTGGACATTCAGtgaaacgtaattaaaatgGAGAAAACCTATTCATATATACTCGTAATTAAAGAATCCTCAAAAATTGGTGTTAACATCCAGCTATGATAAAAAAACTCTTAGCtctaacttattttttatttctataatGAATGTTAGCTGAAATCCATCAATTTGGGCGCCTATtaatacattaataataaattaatacattCTTAAAGGAACCAAACCGCTGAATTTTCCTcatttttaacagaaatttacttgtttttaaacatatttgtTGTGTAGAAAGAAACGCAGGCACTTTGGCCTTCATCGGCATAGGCAACATGGGCAGCCGAATGGCCAACAACCTAGTGAAAAAAGGCGAAACGGTGCGCGTCTTCGACCTCACCCCCGCCAACGCGAAATCAGTTCCTGGTGCCCAAGTTTGCAACAACCAAGAGGAAGCCGTCAAAGACGCCTCTGTCATCATCACCATGCTCCCCAATGGCGATATTGTCAAAGACACTGTCCTTGGCACCAACGGCATCCTCAAACACGCATCCAAAGGCTCCCTCCTTATCGACTGCTCCACAATCCAGCCCCAGGTGGCCCAAGAAGTCTCCAAAGCGACCTATTCCGCCGGTTTCAAGTTTCTCGACGCTCCGGTCTCAGGTGGAGTCACGGGGGCGGAGGCCGGGACCCTCACTTTTATGGTAGGAGGCGACAAGCAAGTGCTCAACTCTGCCGACcctattttaatgaaaatgggGGCTAATGTGCTGCATTGTGGCGATTCAGGAGCGGGTCAAATCGCCAAACTTTGCAATAATCTCATTTTGGCGATTACCATGATTGGTACCTGCGAAGGGATGAATTTGGGTATCAAGATGGGCTTGGATCCTAAAACTTTGGCTTCGATTATTAATGTTTCGACAGGGAGAAGTTGGTCGTCGCAGACTTATAACCCCGTACCTGGACTTATTGAGAAAATTCCGCCAAGTAATGATTATAAAGGAGGCTTTGCTGTTAATTTGGTGGCAAAAGATTTGGGATTGGCTGAGGGTGTGGCGCTTTTGTGTAATGCCCCAGTGCCGTTGACTGCAGCCGCACATCAAATTTACAGGGCGTTGAGTTGTAATGGATATGGGAATAAAGATTTTGCTTCGGtttatcagtttttgaaaGGAAATTGATAAATAAACTGACTTGATAAATGTAACAGTGTTTTATTTAGAAGTATTccattttggttttttcatATAACACGGCAGGAGTTTGGGCATTTTCCCAGCAGACCGCTGGCTAAAGGGCTGCTATTGCCTATGGGCTACGGTCTAAAATGTCATCTCATCCGTCTCATCGTCATTCTATAATCAGAAAATTAGACTAGCGGCTAGCCCctgccggtctacaaatgttcgctcagtcgaaatgttgcgagcgaggtcggaacagtacgaacggagaccataacggacttctcatttcagctgggcatattggaatagtggtttttatggaaatatgttgcgcgtggctggggcttcgccccagttaactaaaaggaaacaaaccccacgaccaattaaactcgaaaacgtggaactcgaaacgtggaatagtgtttttttatggagctagggtggcgtacagttcataaacataaacactattccacgtttcgagttccacgttttcgagtttaattggtcgtggggtttgtttccttttagttaactggggcgaagccccagccacgcgcaacatatttccataaaaaccactattccaatatgcccagctgaaatgagaaGTCCGTTATCACAGATTAGAGAGGTGCTAGTGATCTGTGCCGTTATGGTCTCCGTTCGTCctgttccgacctcgctcgcaacatttcgactgagcgaacatttgtagaccggcagGGGCTAGCCGCTAGTGAAAATTAGGTACTTCCGTAGCGCCATCTGAATATAGGTTTACATACAACGGGAAAACCAGAATAGTTCCGAAGATTAGGGGATAAATTTTAcatatatcccatttcagttcctAGTGgaattgcaacagcgcatttgaattttttgcggagtgaaaaataaagcacaaattgagagtttctgtatAAGAATACAATTCTGTGTTAAACCATTGATCTATGGTTAAACTAAATCCCAGCGACACCATTTGAGCTAAGAAATCCCACCAGAAACTCACGATTTGTGATctatttcattcaaaaaaatacaaatgcgttgttgcaaaattctactgtGAACTGAAATTGGATATAGAGTTGCTAAACGTAATCTGTGGTTATAGCTTAAGTTTATAAGTAAGTAGtaatcaaattaattcaaGAAATCAatggtttgttttatttttttattagtgaaAAAAGCAGTCActaaataaagataaaaagatAAGATAAAATTAGAACAGGATCAAATTCCTATTCATTTTTATGCCTATATTTGTAGAATTCATAGAAAGAACGTTGTTTCAGAACGAAGTTTTTGCAActctttaaaaatgaaaacctcTCACTCCATAGGCCATTCTCTTTTCTATTAGAGATTTAAAATGTGTCTATCTTTGTCTTTCCAGTGGCACGTACTTATACCAGACTACTTACATCTCACTCTCCAAAGTCCGGTCCTGGACACATTTCAAGAATCAGTACAAATCCGTGAATATGACAGCGAACAAGCGATAGCAAAAattctagtttttttaagctacAAAATTCAATAATCAATTCGGGTGAGTAATAAACACGACACGACACTTCCTGCATGACTTTATCAAATTATAATGACAATTAAACCGATTTTTAGGTTAAGTCGACACCGAAACCTGGCTCTCCATGCTATCAATGTTATAATTGATACAAATTAtcgtatttaattattatttatttatttataagtaaTTCACAAACATGGGTATCATTATTACGAAATTTCGGGTGAGTTTGTGGAGGTTAAAATTAGGTAAAACCATCTGGGTTTCAGAAAAAGAAAACCACGTATGAAGTGCTGGAAAAGCTCGAAAAGGAAATCCAATCAATAGAAGAGTTTCGCAGAAGCACCGAACAAACTCAGAAGAAAATGGTTGGGCGTTTCATTTTCATCTCAATTTGCGTGTATTGTGTGACAGCTTTAATATTGTACTTTTATTTCTTCCCAGCGTCGGCCTACGAAagaattatttacataataccACTAATTATACTCCCGATGTTGTGAGTCGGATTTTTTTTAGACCCAACAAGTGGTTttataaatacaattttagaCTAATTCTAATAAAACGGACTTTGTCATGGTATTACAGCAGAAAGATTAggaaaaaccaaaagaaatTGTCCACTTTGAAAGaagagaaaaagaaaattttggaGGAAGTTATGGACAAGGAAACTTACAAAGTTGCCAAAactattttagaaaaattcgcACCTGAACAAGTCATCAAGCGAAATCCGGCTTTTGACAACCAAAGCACCCCTGTGAAAAGCGGACCTTTGGTCACCCTCACGCCAACAAATCAGAGTCACTCAGGTGaaggaaaaattataaattatttaccaAATTTCCGACACCAAAAAGAATGTTTATAACCAGAGGACGATATTTCATCACTTCATGTCATCAGCTCATCACATTTATTCaccattatttaaaatttcaaattatatTAATGCTTCAGTTATTTTAAACAGTATTAAATAGGTATATTGTCGGAATTTAGTTCCGCGCTACTTTAAAATGCAcggtgaaaataattaaaagaaaaattttaacaaaaactcgATAGTAccctattgcttgacaaataAGTATCTAAACCCATTTTTATTCGGTAATTTTCCTGtaacagaaaacaaattttaagagttaataaattataacattGCGAGTAATGTAAATAATAGATATCTATTTATATATATTTCGCATCATGAGTCATCAATGATACATAACATACTTCATTATTTTACctgtttttataaacaaagCAACTTTTTATACCATTGCAAAAGAGAATCTTTAATCTTTGTGTCTAAAAAGACCACGGTTGTCGTTAACTATACTGACATACTatcataataattttaaagagataattttgaataaaaaatactttcgtagtcatttttaaatattattgcatattattatttataagatTTAAGGAATGAAAAAGTAGCTATATCGGAAGACGTTGCAGTAATGGCTGGATAATTAAAATTGGTCAGGCAAACGAATTGAatgttgaaattaattatttttgttttaagtaGCTGCTCTCATCTGTtaatttgcgaaaaaattgtctaaattaaattatttggtgttaattttaaatttctaatccATATTGAGCAAGTGGGTCAGTTTCACTGAATcaataaatgttaattttgaaaaaaaaattacaggttTACGATATCGAGGTCAGTTGTCAACAGCCGCCCCTAATCGTACTTTAGGCTCTACAATGACCCCCATATCAAGACAAGCTCTGGTGCCTTTAACCACTCCTTCACTGCTTTCACGACCTTCTCAAGGAGGGCGCCCTTCAATCCCTAGCACCCCTTTGCCACTGCCAAGGGCCATCTTGCCTAGGGAACGTACAGTTCTGGATAAGATGGTGGACTACCTCGTTGGAGATGGTCCTTCTAACAGATTTGCACTGATTTGTAAGAACTGTGCTGCTCATAATGGTAAGTCAAAATAGACgactaaaatattttcctgagtTAAAACGCaacgaagtaaaaaaagtttcaaattctttttttgttaaatattaagtAACTTTTAAAGATTGATCGTAGGTCGGAAGTGAATGACAATTgagtataaaattttgacatcTAAATTAggat is a genomic window containing:
- the LOC663823 gene encoding 3-hydroxyisobutyrate dehydrogenase, mitochondrial, with amino-acid sequence MFVRGVVRLLCKINKHENQKRNAGTLAFIGIGNMGSRMANNLVKKGETVRVFDLTPANAKSVPGAQVCNNQEEAVKDASVIITMLPNGDIVKDTVLGTNGILKHASKGSLLIDCSTIQPQVAQEVSKATYSAGFKFLDAPVSGGVTGAEAGTLTFMVGGDKQVLNSADPILMKMGANVLHCGDSGAGQIAKLCNNLILAITMIGTCEGMNLGIKMGLDPKTLASIINVSTGRSWSSQTYNPVPGLIEKIPPSNDYKGGFAVNLVAKDLGLAEGVALLCNAPVPLTAAAHQIYRALSCNGYGNKDFASVYQFLKGN